DNA from Helicobacter sp. 11S03491-1:
GACTATATTTTTATTCAAAATTTTTTTTGCTAGTGTTAACGGCTTGGAGGTTTTTTTAAGGGTAAAGGGGGAAAAATTCCCCCGCCCCTTATTTACCCCCCCCCCCAAAACAAAAAAGCCCACAATTTTTTTTTCACCCCCACATTGGCCCCCCCCCTTGAATTTTTGATTTTTGGGCCCATTGGGGAACAATTTTTTTCCCCCCCCCCCCCCCCCCCCGAGATGGAGCGCGATGAGTTTTTGTCCAAAATTACTGAGTTTTAGGAATTTTTCTTTACTATCGCTAAAGGGGATCTTTGGAAAATCCATTTTAAGAAAATCCAAATACTTCTCTCTGTAATCCTTGTGAAACAATATCGCATAAATATAACCCAATATCACTTCAGGGGTAAAATTCTCTCCATATTTTTCATCTATAAAAGCGCGAAAATCAGAGGTAAAATTCTCTATCCTCTCCTTACCATCAAAAGGATCGGATTCAAAACAAACATCATCTTCAAACAGATGTTTTTTGTTATTATTTAAATTTGAAAAAGCTTTATTTTTATCTTGTAAAAAATGCTCCATAACCTCTTTTCTGGGTCTGCCAATTTTAGAAAAATCATAATAAATTTTTCTTATATCAAACGGTCTATAGGCAATATCTTTAACTAAATCAGAATCAAATTCTTTATAAGATCCTCTTACTTGGGCTTCTAGAGTCCGGCTATTCAAACCAATAAAAACGGAATCCTTACTTGTTACAATCCCAACGCTTGAAAGTCTAAAAATATCCTTAACACTCCAACCTTTATTGTATTCTTCTCTCAATTGATTATTCTGAGGGATAAAAAGATAAAAAGGATCTTGGGGAACAAGGCTTTGCCAATGTATCGATCTCAAATGATTAGTCAGAAGAAAATCATATTTGCTTTTGCGATCTCCAAATAAATCATAATGATAAACCTCACATTTTAAACCATCGGTTTCTTTTTTGTGAGTTTTGACAAAAATACTGATAGACACCCCTTGTTGGATATCAAATACATTTTGATCTTTGCTGCCATCGGGAGATTTTTCTTTTTTCTTAGTGTTGCCATGAAGATCTAATAAATACATTTTGTTAAAACTGCTTAAAAGATGTTTTCTCATTGCTCTAAAAGTGGGATTATCTAAAAAGCTATGATTGGTAATGATGCCAATTATCCCATTTTCTTGGTTTTCAATTTTGCTCTCAGCAAAGCGAATAAATTTTACATAATCATCTTGAAGTGGTTTTGAATTTTTTTCTTTAATAGGTTTGCCATTTTTATCTTTTCCAAAATCATAATAAACAGAAATTCCTTCGTATGTATTCTTACTTGATCCGTTATAAGGAGGATTGCCTGTAATAATCAAAATATCTTCATTTTTATTAGACTGGGCTAAAGATGATTCTTTGGCTAATTCATATTCTTTATATTGAAGCTTTTCCAATTCAGCTTTATCAAAATTTACAAGAGTATTGGTAAGGAATATTTTAAGTCTTTCGTAATCTTCTTTCTCTTCTTTGTCAATAATTTTATTTTTTCCCACTTCATATCCAAATTCTTCTTTGAGTGTTTGAGAAAGCTTAAGATGAGCTACAGTATAAGGAGCTACTAAAAATTCAAAACCCATAAATCTATCAATCAATCTGGAGATATTATTAAGATCGGTAGAGTTTTTATCTATGTCGTTGAGCGCTTTTCTAAATGCTTCAAGCAAAAATGTGCCCGTTCCTGTGGCAAAATCCAAAAGCGTAATAGCAGAATCTTTTTTCAACGCATCGCTCAACCCATCAAGTTTGTTAAAATCATTTTTCAAAACATCATCAATAGCATTGATAATAAAATCAACTACCGCAGCAGGAGTATAATAAACGCCTTTTAATTTTCTAAGATCAGGATCATATTGTTTTAAAAAAGTTTCATAAAAATGCAAATAAGGATCTTTATGCAAGAAATTCCCAAAAATATCTTTTTGACTAATTTTATTCAACTCTTTGATAATAGAAACTATGTCAATATGATTGACAATACCA
Protein-coding regions in this window:
- a CDS encoding type ISP restriction/modification enzyme, translating into MIESIKEYLEDIRDISPQSGEYEKRRALENLLRAFAPNGVEVKHEPNRDKSEEKAGAPDFWILQNSLSLGYVENKRVGADLDRVATGKQIAKYFILSKNILLTDYLRFCLIRPDERGNASIVREAGLCDLKQLALIGKNLEKSLIVPTLEENAKNVQELFKLFFSYPLKPIVRAIEFANHLTVRTRIVRDKLKEKEKNNNISNIYNAFKESLYKELEFEEFCDSFAQTLTFSLFLAKLNNKDSQNMDLYNVKKFIPYSFPLIRSMSGFLDNLDDLADIRWALGEIIGIVNHIDIVSIIKELNKISQKDIFGNFLHKDPYLHFYETFLKQYDPDLRKLKGVYYTPAAVVDFIINAIDDVLKNDFNKLDGLSDALKKDSAITLLDFATGTGTFLLEAFRKALNDIDKNSTDLNNISRLIDRFMGFEFLVAPYTVAHLKLSQTLKEEFGYEVGKNKIIDKEEKEDYERLKIFLTNTLVNFDKAELEKLQYKEYELAKESSLAQSNKNEDILIITGNPPYNGSSKNTYEGISVYYDFGKDKNGKPIKEKNSKPLQDDYVKFIRFAESKIENQENGIIGIITNHSFLDNPTFRAMRKHLLSSFNKMYLLDLHGNTKKKEKSPDGSKDQNVFDIQQGVSISIFVKTHKKETDGLKCEVYHYDLFGDRKSKYDFLLTNHLRSIHWQSLVPQDPFYLFIPQNNQLREEYNKGWSVKDIFRLSSVGIVTSKDSVFIGLNSRTLEAQVRGSYKEFDSDLVKDIAYRPFDIRKIYYDFSKIGRPRKEVMEHFLQDKNKAFSNLNNNKKHLFEDDVCFESDPFDGKERIENFTSDFRAFIDEKYGENFTPEVILGYIYAILFHKDYREKYLDFLKMDFPKIPFSDSKEKFLKLSNFGQKLIALHLGGGGGGGKKLFPNGPKNQKFKGGGQCGGEKKIVGFFVLGGGVNKGRGNFSPFTLKKTSKPLTLAKKILNKNIV